The following proteins come from a genomic window of Corynebacterium sp. P4-C1:
- a CDS encoding chorismate mutase, translating into MSVDNSDIRHPSGTDDPLSDEEIQAYRKEIDRLDRVILDAVKRRSEISSAVGKTRMGSGGTRLVHTREVAIINQFRDELGEEGPNLAAILLRLGRGKLG; encoded by the coding sequence ATGAGCGTGGATAACAGCGATATCAGGCACCCGTCCGGCACTGACGATCCGTTGTCGGACGAGGAAATCCAGGCCTACCGCAAAGAAATCGACCGGCTCGACCGGGTGATCCTGGATGCGGTCAAGCGGCGTTCGGAGATCTCGTCCGCCGTCGGCAAGACCCGCATGGGCTCCGGCGGAACGCGCCTCGTCCACACCCGGGAAGTGGCCATCATCAACCAGTTCCGGGACGAGTTGGGCGAAGAAGGCCCCAACCTCGCCGCGATTCTGCTGCGGCTCGGCCGGGGCAAGCTGGGTTAG
- a CDS encoding antibiotic biosynthesis monooxygenase, with protein sequence MSIVKINAITVPEGAGEQLEQRFAARKHAIDAQPGFEGFQLLRPVKGEDRYFVVTRWADEESYKNWWAGEGKAAHAHKEGEEPRKPVASGAELLEFEVVLDSLEQD encoded by the coding sequence ATGAGCATCGTGAAGATCAACGCAATCACCGTCCCCGAAGGTGCCGGCGAGCAGCTTGAGCAGCGCTTCGCTGCCCGCAAGCACGCCATTGATGCCCAGCCGGGCTTCGAGGGCTTCCAGCTGCTGCGCCCAGTGAAGGGGGAGGACCGCTATTTCGTAGTCACCCGCTGGGCCGATGAGGAGTCCTACAAGAACTGGTGGGCGGGAGAAGGGAAGGCGGCCCATGCCCACAAGGAAGGCGAGGAGCCCCGTAAGCCGGTCGCTTCCGGAGCCGAGCTGCTTGAATTCGAGGTCGTTCTCGACTCCCTCGAGCAGGACTAG